DNA sequence from the Nodosilinea sp. FACHB-141 genome:
CATTATGCAAACCCTCTATATCGAGGGCGAGTGGCGTGGCGAGCTGCATGAGGTCACTAAAACCGGCCAGTCAGTGATCGTATCGGCCCGCTGGACCTTGGTGCCCGATGAGGCGGGTCAGCCCCGCTTCATTCTCTCGGTGGAGACTGACATCACCGAGAAAAAAGCGCTCGAAGCCCAGTTTTATCAGGCCCAGCGGCTAGAGAGCCTGGGTCGCCTCTCCAGCGGCATTGCCCACGACCTCAACAATGTGTTTACCCCCATTTTGACCATGACCCAGATGCTGCGCTATAGCCAAAAGGGCCTCAGCGGCAATGCCCAAGAGCAGCTGCGCCTGCTCGAAGACAGCGCCAAACGGGGCATCAGCATGGTGCAGCAAATCTTGTCGATCACCCGCTCCAGTAGTGGGGTACACACCGAGGTTGACCTGTCGCCGCTGCTGCAAGACCTCAGCCGCATGCTGGAGCAGAGTTTGCCCCGGCAGATCACGTTGCGACAGGTGGGGTTTGAGCCTGGGGCAGCGTTGCCCCAGGCTCAAACCCCACCCACCTGCACCAGGTGCTGATGAATCTCTGCGTCAACGCCCGCGACGCCATGCCCGATGGGGGCACGCTCACCATTGCCGCCGAGCCAGTGGCGATCGATGCTGCCACCGTGACCATTCACCCCGATGCCCAGGTGGGCCAGTATCTGCGGCTGACCGTGGCCGACACGGGTACGGGCATTGACCCGGCGGTGCGCGATCGCATCTTTGACCCCTTCTTCACCACCAAGGGCCAGGATCAGGGCACCGGGCTGGGGTTGGCCACGGTGATGGGCATCGTTAGAAGCAGCGGGGGCTTTGTGCGGGTCGAGAGTGCGGTGGGGCAAGGCACCCAAATGCAGGTCTATCTGCCTGCCCTATCTACCACCCAGGGCGACAGCCCCCAGGCTGCCGGACCAGAGACTCCCTCGTCGGGCCAGGGAGAGATGATTTTACTGGTCGATGACGACGACTCGGTGCAGCAGGCCGTGCGATCGCTGCTGGAAAACTACAACTACAGCCCCCTGATCGCCAGCGACGGCCTAGGGGCGATCGATCTCTGTGCCCAGCACCAGCCCACCCTAGTAGTGCTCGACATCATGATGCCCGGCATGGATGGCTTCACCCTGATTCAGCGCCTCAAGCACCGCCAGCCCGACCTTTTGATCATTGCTACCAGTGGTCTAGCTACCTACCAAGCGGCTGCGATCGCCGCTGGAGCCAAGACTTTTTTGCCCAAGCCCTACGATTTTCGCGATCTGCTCAAGACCATAGCCGACCTGCTGCGTTAACCCTCTTTCGCTTTGACTTCGACGAGCCGCTCGAACCCGTCCATCGTTTGTTATGGCTAAGCGTTAGCGACCAGCTCACCCACTCTGTTGGTTTTGACGGTTCCGAGGACTATGGTGAGTCTGTTGAGACGTGTTGGAAAACTTGGACCTTTCTTTCTGCTGTTGATTATCAAGAAGGCTTGGTATTTAAATGTTTGCCTGCTGAGTTCTGGCGAGCATTTGGAAGATTGACTGAAGAAATCTTGACATTTCTACTTCAGTAAGGCTTAATCCTTATTAGGATTAGTTTTCATTTGTCTGTGGGGGTCCATGGGCTGTAAGCCTTTAATTTCTGTTCATACTTGGTACTGGCGTTTGGGGCTATAGAGACTGCTGGGTAGCGACGAGGCAGGCTAAACCCTAGTAGCGTTTTGGTAGCAATACCAAAGCGCTGCCACCTACATCTGAGAGCCTATGGTAACCACTCGGCTGAGCCAAAACTGGCTGTTTCCGGCCACTGTCCCGCTATTTGGCGGGGGGGATGAAGTGCATGTTTGGCGCATAGATTTGTCGTTAGCTCCAGCTTGTCTGGAGCGGCTTCAGTTACTGCTTTCTGCTGATGAACGAACGCGGGCGGGTAAATTTCGATTTCAGAGGGATCGCGATCGCTTTACGGCTACTCGGGGGTGTTTACGGCTGCTGCTGGGTCATTATCTAGGGGTAAAACCGGAAACTGTGCAATTTTGCTACGGCCCCAAAGGCAAGCCTGCTCTCCAGTTACCGTTTGCAACGGCGCTCTCGTTTAATGTCTCGCATGCTGGCGATTGGGCTCTGATCGCCATTGGCCAAGGGCAACCTGTGGGTGTCGATCTGGAATGTGTTCAGCCTAATTATGCTTGGCAAGAGGTCAGTGGTTTGGCGCTCTCGTCGAGGGAACGGGCGATGTTAGCAGCGCTGCCACTGGAGGCCCAAAGTGCTGTCTTTTTTAAGCTTTGGACGGGTAAGGAAGCCTATGTCAAAGCGACGGGAGAAGGGCTGTCAAGGCCCTTTGCTCAGCTAGAGGTTTGGGAATTTGATCGGCTAGAGATTGGGGAAGATTTGGTTGCTACAGCAGTGCACTTGCCCGACCTCGAAGTCCCTGAAAGGAATCAACCCTGGTGTTTGTATCTGCTCCACCCCGTGTCAAATTATGTTGCCACCTTGGCGGTTCTAGGGCCTGTCGCCCTGAGCTGCTGGCAATGGCACGCTGAACTTTTTAGCCTAAGGGCAACTAATTAGATAATGATGCTGACGCAAAAACTGGCGATGGTTGGTCACCCCTGGCTCGGTCTGCGCTGGGGGTTATGCCGGGGTGTAGCCCTGCTGCTAGGGGTCGTGATGATGGTGACGATTGGCTTTTGCAGCCCGAGCTCGGCCCAAAGCTCCCCTGAAATTCTCTGGGACACCTATGGGGTACCGCACATACACAGCCGAGATACCCAAGGGCTGTTTTACGCCTTTGGCTGGGCGCAGATGCAGAGCCACGCTGATTTGCTGCTGCGGCTGTATGGTCAGGCGCGCGGGCGGGCGGCGGAGTACTGGGGAGAAGACTATCGCGACTCGGATGTGTGGGTGCGCACGATGGGCATTCCTGAGCGAGCAGCAGAGTGGTACACCGCTCAAAACCCCGATTTTCGCGCCGATCTAGAGGCCTTTGCCGCAGGCGTCAATGCCTATGCTCAGACCCATGGCGATCGCATTGATCAGGCTTTTGCTCAGATTTTGCCCGTGACGGCTATCGATGTTTTGGCCCATCAGCAGCGAGTGCTGCATTTCACCTTTGTCGTGAATCCGGAAGAAGTTGCCGATTTAGCCCTAGAGGCTGGTGACGAGTCGGCACGCTCGCCTGTCAGACCTCTCCCTCCACCCGGCTTCCTCCGACTGCCGCATGGTGCAGCATCCTCTAGGGGAGACCTGTGTGCCCA
Encoded proteins:
- a CDS encoding penicillin acylase family protein; this translates as MMLTQKLAMVGHPWLGLRWGLCRGVALLLGVVMMVTIGFCSPSSAQSSPEILWDTYGVPHIHSRDTQGLFYAFGWAQMQSHADLLLRLYGQARGRAAEYWGEDYRDSDVWVRTMGIPERAAEWYTAQNPDFRADLEAFAAGVNAYAQTHGDRIDQAFAQILPVTAIDVLAHQQRVLHFTFVVNPEEVADLALEAGDESARSPVRPLPPPGFLRLPHGAASSRGDLCAHAAKSSGRPQSHHCW
- a CDS encoding 4'-phosphopantetheinyl transferase superfamily protein; this translates as MVTTRLSQNWLFPATVPLFGGGDEVHVWRIDLSLAPACLERLQLLLSADERTRAGKFRFQRDRDRFTATRGCLRLLLGHYLGVKPETVQFCYGPKGKPALQLPFATALSFNVSHAGDWALIAIGQGQPVGVDLECVQPNYAWQEVSGLALSSRERAMLAALPLEAQSAVFFKLWTGKEAYVKATGEGLSRPFAQLEVWEFDRLEIGEDLVATAVHLPDLEVPERNQPWCLYLLHPVSNYVATLAVLGPVALSCWQWHAELFSLRATN
- a CDS encoding response regulator, with translation MNLCVNARDAMPDGGTLTIAAEPVAIDAATVTIHPDAQVGQYLRLTVADTGTGIDPAVRDRIFDPFFTTKGQDQGTGLGLATVMGIVRSSGGFVRVESAVGQGTQMQVYLPALSTTQGDSPQAAGPETPSSGQGEMILLVDDDDSVQQAVRSLLENYNYSPLIASDGLGAIDLCAQHQPTLVVLDIMMPGMDGFTLIQRLKHRQPDLLIIATSGLATYQAAAIAAGAKTFLPKPYDFRDLLKTIADLLR